The Candidatus Omnitrophota bacterium genomic sequence AGGGTTGGGCATACTCTTAACCGACCACAATGTGAGAGAGACGCTCACGATATGCGACAGGTCGTACTTAATGGCAGATGGAAGGATATTGATTTCAGGGCCAAAGGAAGATCTAATATCAAATCCCAGGGCCAGAGAGATATACTTAGGCGAAAAATTTACGATGTAAATTAAGCACCTTTGTGATATAATCTACACTTCCCAAAAAAAGAAAGATAAGGTAAAAGATAAGATGAAGTCAAAAGTAAAACCGATAGAAGAATGTACGACGCTTTTTGAGATAGAAGTGCCCAAAGAGACTATAGATCAGGCGTTCGAAGAGGCATATGCCCAGATAACAAAGGTGGCTTCGTTGCCGGGTTTCAGGGCGGGAAAAGTACCCAGGGATCTCGTTAAGAAGCATTTCGCTAAAGAAGCCAAGAAGGATGTCATAGACCGTGTGATATCGGATGCCTACCAGAAGGCCCTCGAAGAGCACAAGATAGAGCCCATAGGTTTCCCCGACATAACCGACCTGGTGCTGGAAGAAGGCAGTCCGATGTCTTTTAAGGCCAGTGTAGACACGCGCCCGAAGTTTAAGATTAAAAATTATAAAGGTATTCAGGTTGACAAGAAAAAGGTGCAGATTAAGGACGAGGACGTAAAAAAAGCTATAGATAATCTTCGTGAGTATACGGCGAAATATGTAGCCGTCGAAGACAGGCCCGCGCAGTGGGAAGATTATATCGTAACCGATCTTGAACGCTCCATCGAGGGTAAGCCTGGGTGCGAGAAGAAGGATAATTTCTGGCTGCTGCTTGATAAAGAGTCCCTGCTAAGCGGATTAACGGAAAAAATAATAGGCATGAAGAAGGGCGAAGAACGCGATATAGAAGTTAATATGCCGGAAAAATATCCCGATAAGGATTTGGCCGGTAAAAAAGCGAAGTACCATGTAAAGATCAAAGAGATAAAGTTGAGACAGTTGCCCAATATAGATGACGATTTTGCCAAGGATCTGGGTAAGGAAAATTTAGAAGATCTAAAAAAAGAGATAGCGGCGGAGTTGGAAAAAAAGATGAA encodes the following:
- the tig gene encoding trigger factor, whose translation is MKSKVKPIEECTTLFEIEVPKETIDQAFEEAYAQITKVASLPGFRAGKVPRDLVKKHFAKEAKKDVIDRVISDAYQKALEEHKIEPIGFPDITDLVLEEGSPMSFKASVDTRPKFKIKNYKGIQVDKKKVQIKDEDVKKAIDNLREYTAKYVAVEDRPAQWEDYIVTDLERSIEGKPGCEKKDNFWLLLDKESLLSGLTEKIIGMKKGEERDIEVNMPEKYPDKDLAGKKAKYHVKIKEIKLRQLPNIDDDFAKDLGKENLEDLKKEIAAELEKKMKSDSEIATENQLLNKLMDENSFSVPSSLVNKQIRLMTENAKAKLTQKGFSKEDLEKKNEEFTGRFKDDAVRQVRLLFILDRIATSENIDADQKDLDSAYKSISIQSGKGEQEVKSYYEKEGLVDNLLERIREEKTIEFLLKSADVKEKD